The Synergistaceae bacterium sequence ATCGTAATTTGTTACGACGGAGATTTCCCTGAACTTGTAAGGGTCACTGCCCTTATGGGGGCTGAAGTCGTTGTGCGCCCTTCCGCATTCTTCCGTACCTTTGACCATTGGGAGCTTACCAACAGGGCCAGGGCTTATGACAACCATGTATATATGGTGGCGTCCAATGTGGCAGGGTATGATGCAAGCGGTGATTATTGTTTCGGCGGTTCTATGATTGTTAACCCTACAGGAGTCAAATTAACTCAGGCAAGAGGTACGGAGGAATATGTCTGGGCGGTCCTGGATCCCGAGCCTATCAAAACAATCTATCCCAATAGTTCTGCAAAGATGGAATTTGATCATATTGAAGACCGTAATGTTGGTGTTTACAGGACCATTCTGCAGGAAGGCAAATCAGCATTTGAGCCTGCCAGACGCATACCTTACAGGAGGTAATGGCAATGGGCGAAAGCTGCACAGACAAAAAAACAAATAAGCCACTGGAAGGAATTATTGTCCTCGATATGACCCGCGTGCTTGCCGGGCCGTTTGCCGGAATGATGCTTGGCGACATGGGGGCAGATGTAATAAAAGTAGAAAATCCTGTCGGCGGGGATGATGCGCGTGCATTTACCCCCTTCCATAACGGGCATAGCGCGTATTTTATGAGCCTCAACCGTAGCAAACGCGGAGTGACTCTCAACCTTAAACATGAAAAGGGCAAGGAAATTTTTAAGAAGCTAGCTGCAAAGGCGGATGTCGTACTTGAAAATTACAAGCCGGGAACCATGAAAAAACTTGGGCTTGATTATGAGGTCCTCAGGGAACTGAACTCTAGGCTCATATATGCGGCCTCTTCCGGTTTTGGCCAGTATGGTCCCTACAGTTCGCGCCCGGCATATGACCTCATTGTGCAGGGAATGGGCGGGCTTATGAGTATCACGGGTTTTGACAAGGAACACCCGGTCAAGGTGGGAAGTTCCATGGCAGACCTGCTTGCCGGCATATTTTCAGTAGTAGGTATCTTGGCTGCGGTTGAAAACCGTCATAAAACAGGCAAGGGACAGATGGTCGATGTTGCTATGCTTGACTGTCTCGTTGCCACTCTCGAAAACGCCGTTGCACGGTACGTTACAAGCGGCCAATCCCCGGAGCCCATAGGCAACGATCATCCTTCGATATGTCCGTTTGCCACAATATGTACCAGTGATGGTTTTATAAATATAGCGGCCGGCAACAATGTATTATGGGCGCGTCTGTGCAAAGTCATCGGAATGGAGCAGTACATAGAAGATCCCCGTTTCGATACCAACGCCAACAGAATATACAACTGGCCTGCGCTTAAAGAACTGCTGACCGAACACATGACAAAAAAGACAACGGCAGAGTGGCTGGAAGAACTAATGGCGGCAGATGTGCCGTGCGGTCCCATAAACAACATAGAACAGGTAGTGAACGACCCGCAGATAGCGGCCCGCGAAATGATAGTTGAAGTTAACAATCCACTTACCGGATCGCTTAAGATGCCGGGTGTGCCTATTAAGTTTTCGGAGACTCCGGCAAGTATCTCATGCCCTGCCCCAATACTGGGACAGCACAATGAAGAGATATATTGCGGCTGGGTAGGGCTGGATAAGAAGGATCTCGAAATTTTGAGAGATGAGGGTGTAATTTAAAGACGGATGTCGAAGACAGAAATCCGGCCGTTATCTGTAAGTACAGAT is a genomic window containing:
- a CDS encoding CoA transferase, which codes for MGESCTDKKTNKPLEGIIVLDMTRVLAGPFAGMMLGDMGADVIKVENPVGGDDARAFTPFHNGHSAYFMSLNRSKRGVTLNLKHEKGKEIFKKLAAKADVVLENYKPGTMKKLGLDYEVLRELNSRLIYAASSGFGQYGPYSSRPAYDLIVQGMGGLMSITGFDKEHPVKVGSSMADLLAGIFSVVGILAAVENRHKTGKGQMVDVAMLDCLVATLENAVARYVTSGQSPEPIGNDHPSICPFATICTSDGFINIAAGNNVLWARLCKVIGMEQYIEDPRFDTNANRIYNWPALKELLTEHMTKKTTAEWLEELMAADVPCGPINNIEQVVNDPQIAAREMIVEVNNPLTGSLKMPGVPIKFSETPASISCPAPILGQHNEEIYCGWVGLDKKDLEILRDEGVI